Proteins encoded in a region of the Pseudomonas denitrificans (nom. rej.) genome:
- a CDS encoding DegT/DnrJ/EryC1/StrS family aminotransferase codes for MINVTKTYLGNPEKFKAYVDQIYASGWITNHGPFVTELEERLQDYFGVRHVILTNNGTIALQVAYRALGVTGSAVTTPFSFVATSSTLQWESIRPRFADIDPRTWNLDPARIEASLAPDTTAIVATHVFGNPCAVEEIQAVAQRNQLKVIYDGAHAFGSRYRDRSVLAWGDATTLSFHATKLFHTIEGGAIVTSDDELAKQIRLMCNFGIAGVDQIVGLGINAKLNEFSAAMGLCVLDEIDSILAQREEIAARYTAALSGYYDLQASESYARLNNSYYPIGLRDEAQVLRVRTALNEIGVNPRRYFYPSLDTLDYLAPQVPQVLSRELSQRILCLPLYPGLPQEIQRAVIEVLLLESGRVAVAV; via the coding sequence GTGATCAATGTGACCAAGACCTACCTGGGCAACCCGGAGAAGTTCAAGGCCTACGTGGACCAGATCTATGCCTCCGGCTGGATCACTAACCACGGCCCCTTCGTCACGGAACTGGAAGAGCGCCTGCAGGACTACTTCGGCGTTCGCCATGTGATTCTGACCAACAACGGCACCATCGCCCTGCAAGTGGCCTACCGGGCCCTGGGCGTGACCGGCAGTGCCGTGACCACCCCCTTCAGCTTCGTTGCCACCAGCAGCACGCTGCAGTGGGAGAGCATCCGCCCGCGCTTCGCCGACATCGATCCGCGGACCTGGAACCTCGACCCTGCGCGCATCGAAGCCAGCCTTGCGCCGGATACCACCGCCATCGTCGCCACCCACGTGTTCGGTAATCCCTGTGCGGTGGAGGAGATTCAGGCGGTGGCCCAGCGCAACCAGTTGAAAGTGATCTACGACGGCGCCCACGCCTTCGGCTCGCGCTACCGCGACCGGTCGGTGCTGGCCTGGGGGGACGCCACCACCCTGAGCTTCCATGCCACCAAGCTGTTCCACACCATCGAGGGTGGCGCCATCGTCACCTCCGACGACGAGCTGGCGAAGCAGATCCGCCTGATGTGCAACTTCGGTATCGCCGGCGTCGACCAGATCGTCGGCCTGGGGATCAACGCCAAGCTCAACGAGTTCTCCGCCGCCATGGGCCTGTGCGTGCTCGACGAGATCGACAGCATCCTCGCCCAGCGCGAGGAGATCGCCGCCCGCTACACCGCAGCGCTCAGCGGCTACTACGACCTGCAGGCCAGCGAGAGCTACGCGCGGCTGAACAACAGCTACTACCCCATCGGCCTGCGCGACGAAGCCCAGGTGCTGCGCGTGCGCACCGCGCTGAACGAGATCGGGGTCAACCCGCGGCGTTACTTCTACCCGTCGCTGGACACCCTCGACTACCTCGCCCCGCAGGTGCCGCAAGTGCTGTCCCGCGAGTTGAGCCAGCGCATCCTCTGCCTGCCGCTGTACCCGGGCCTGCCGCAGGAGATCCAGCGCGCGGTGATCGAAGTGCTGCTGCTGGAAAGCGGCCGCGTCGCCGTCGCGGTGTAA
- a CDS encoding sensor domain-containing diguanylate cyclase gives MDENKLPADQEEALLALLHSRAEVTRLKEREQLFSALLASVNSVLWAFDWQAQRMVYVSPAYERIFGRSAALLLADYNEWRNCIYPDDLDYAQSTLQEVLQRGAIEQREYRILRADGEVRWLSDKCFVSQHSDAGLPLMIVGIAEDITDKKHLETELHRLATTDVLTQSSNRRYFFDSAEQAFRDCKATSTPLAFLLLDVDDFKKINDVYGHQVGDVVLQRIAQSGAGALRRGDLFGRIGGEEFAVLLPGCDESMARQIGERLQREVQRLRFNEAEHFFSVTISQGLTLLQPDDQNLSALYSRSDAALYQAKRTGKDRIVQG, from the coding sequence ATGGATGAGAATAAATTGCCGGCCGATCAGGAAGAGGCCCTGCTGGCACTGCTGCACAGCCGCGCCGAGGTGACGCGCCTGAAGGAGCGCGAACAGCTCTTCAGCGCGCTGCTGGCGAGCGTGAACTCGGTACTCTGGGCCTTCGACTGGCAGGCCCAGCGCATGGTCTATGTCAGCCCGGCGTACGAGCGCATCTTCGGCCGCTCCGCCGCGCTGCTGCTGGCGGACTACAACGAGTGGCGCAACTGCATCTATCCCGATGACCTGGACTACGCCCAGAGCACCCTGCAGGAAGTGCTGCAGCGCGGCGCCATCGAGCAGCGCGAATACCGCATCCTGCGCGCCGACGGTGAAGTGCGCTGGCTCAGCGACAAATGCTTCGTCAGCCAGCACAGCGATGCCGGTCTGCCGCTGATGATCGTCGGCATCGCCGAGGACATCACCGACAAGAAGCACCTGGAGACCGAGCTGCACCGCCTGGCCACCACCGACGTGCTGACCCAGAGCAGCAACCGCCGCTACTTCTTCGACAGTGCCGAGCAGGCCTTCCGCGACTGCAAGGCGACCTCCACGCCGCTGGCGTTCCTGCTGCTGGACGTGGACGACTTCAAGAAGATCAACGACGTCTACGGCCACCAGGTCGGTGACGTGGTCCTGCAGCGCATCGCCCAGAGCGGGGCGGGCGCGCTGCGTCGCGGCGACCTGTTCGGCCGAATCGGCGGCGAGGAGTTCGCCGTGCTGCTGCCGGGGTGCGACGAGAGCATGGCGCGGCAGATCGGCGAGCGCCTGCAACGGGAAGTGCAGCGCCTGCGCTTCAACGAGGCCGAGCATTTCTTCAGCGTCACCATCAGCCAGGGGCTGACCCTGTTACAGCCCGATGACCAGAATCTTTCCGCGCTCTACAGCCGCTCCGACGCGGCACTGTATCAGGCAAAACGCACCGGCAAGGACCGCATAGTTCAGGGATGA
- the desA gene encoding delta-9 fatty acid desaturase DesA has protein sequence MWYNGFLDLSPWQLVAVTLVLTHITIVSVTVYLHRYSAHRALELHPALQHFFRFWLWMTTAMNTREWTAIHRKHHAKCETAEDPHSPVYKGLGTVLRTGAELYRKEAENPDTLRIYGKNCPEDWIERNVYSRYPIGGIVLMAIVDLALFGVLGMTVWAVQMMWIPVWAAGVINGLGHAVGYRNFECRDAATNLVPWGILIGGEELHNNHHTYPNSAKLSVKKWEFDLGWAWIKVFSFLRLAKVARVAPIAHRVEGKGNLDMDTAMAILNNRFQIMAQYRKLVIGPLVKQELAKADESVRHLFRRAKRLLSRETSLLEERHHARIQDLLAQSQSLQVIYEKRLALQQIWVKTSANGHDMLAAIKQWVHEAEASGIQSLREFAEQLKTYSLRPAV, from the coding sequence ATGTGGTACAACGGTTTCCTTGACCTGTCGCCGTGGCAACTGGTGGCAGTCACCCTGGTCCTGACGCATATCACCATCGTCAGCGTCACCGTCTATCTGCACCGCTACTCGGCGCACCGCGCGCTCGAGCTGCATCCGGCGCTGCAGCATTTCTTCCGTTTCTGGCTGTGGATGACCACGGCCATGAACACCCGCGAGTGGACCGCCATCCACCGCAAGCACCACGCCAAGTGCGAAACCGCCGAAGACCCGCACAGCCCGGTGTACAAGGGCCTGGGCACCGTGCTGCGCACCGGCGCCGAGCTGTATCGCAAGGAGGCGGAGAACCCCGACACCCTGCGTATCTACGGCAAGAATTGCCCGGAAGACTGGATCGAGCGCAACGTCTACTCGCGCTACCCGATCGGCGGCATCGTGCTGATGGCGATCGTCGACCTCGCGCTGTTCGGCGTGCTCGGCATGACCGTCTGGGCCGTGCAGATGATGTGGATCCCCGTGTGGGCCGCCGGCGTCATCAACGGCCTGGGCCACGCCGTGGGCTACCGCAACTTCGAATGCCGCGACGCCGCCACCAACCTCGTGCCCTGGGGCATCCTGATCGGCGGTGAGGAACTGCACAACAACCACCACACCTACCCGAACTCGGCGAAGCTGTCGGTGAAGAAGTGGGAGTTCGACCTGGGCTGGGCCTGGATCAAGGTGTTCAGCTTCCTGCGCCTGGCCAAGGTTGCCCGCGTGGCACCCATCGCGCACCGCGTGGAAGGCAAGGGCAACCTGGACATGGATACCGCCATGGCCATCCTCAACAACCGTTTCCAGATCATGGCCCAGTACCGCAAGCTGGTGATCGGCCCGCTGGTGAAGCAGGAACTGGCCAAGGCCGACGAGTCGGTACGCCACCTGTTCCGCCGCGCCAAGCGCCTGCTCTCGCGTGAAACCAGCCTGCTGGAAGAGCGCCACCATGCGCGCATCCAGGACCTGCTCGCGCAGAGCCAGTCCCTGCAGGTGATCTACGAGAAGCGTCTGGCCCTGCAGCAGATCTGGGTGAAAACCAGCGCCAACGGCCACGACATGCTCGCCGCGATCAAGCAGTGGGTGCACGAGGCGGAAGCCAGCGGTATCCAGTCCCTGCGCGAGTTTGCCGAGCAGCTGAAGACCTACTCCCTGCGTCCGGCCGTCTGA
- the oscA gene encoding sulfur starvation response protein OscA, producing the protein MSATLRSLDGQDEANILREVQSALRGLRFGAVEITVHNGQVVQIERKEKFRLQQSPGKPA; encoded by the coding sequence ATGAGCGCAACCCTCCGTAGCCTGGACGGCCAGGACGAAGCCAACATCCTGCGCGAAGTGCAGAGCGCCCTGCGTGGCCTGCGTTTCGGCGCCGTCGAGATCACCGTGCACAACGGCCAGGTCGTGCAGATCGAGCGCAAGGAAAAATTCCGCCTGCAGCAGAGCCCCGGCAAGCCTGCCTGA
- a CDS encoding sulfate ABC transporter substrate-binding protein, whose protein sequence is MSIRRFALAALASALISTVVAGPVSAATQLLNVSYDPTRELYQAYNAAFIKHWKAQGGDDLTVQQSHGGSGKQARAVIDGLKADVVTLALAGDIDELNKLGKLLPADWQARLPDNSTPYTSTIVFLVRKGNPKGIKDWADLTKQGVEVITPNPKTSGGARWNFLAAWAWAKKEYGSDEKAQEYVQNLYKHVPVLDTGARGSTITFVNNNIGDVLLAWENEAFLAKKEQGGENFEIVVPSVSILAEPPVAVVDKTVDKKGTRKVAEEYLKYLYSEEGQRIAAQNFYRPRDAKVAAEFANQFPKLNLVTIDKDFGGWKVAQPKFFNDGGIFDKIYQAQ, encoded by the coding sequence ATGTCCATCCGCCGTTTCGCCCTGGCCGCACTGGCCAGCGCACTGATATCCACTGTGGTCGCAGGCCCCGTCTCCGCCGCGACCCAACTGCTCAACGTTTCCTACGACCCGACCCGCGAGCTGTACCAGGCCTACAACGCCGCCTTCATCAAGCACTGGAAGGCCCAGGGCGGTGACGACCTGACCGTGCAGCAATCCCACGGTGGCTCGGGCAAACAGGCCCGCGCCGTGATCGACGGCCTGAAGGCCGACGTGGTGACCCTGGCCCTGGCCGGCGACATCGACGAACTGAACAAGCTGGGCAAGCTGCTGCCCGCCGATTGGCAGGCCCGCCTGCCCGACAACAGCACCCCCTACACCTCGACCATCGTGTTCCTGGTGCGCAAGGGCAACCCCAAGGGCATCAAGGACTGGGCCGACCTGACCAAGCAGGGCGTGGAAGTCATCACCCCGAACCCGAAGACCTCCGGCGGCGCCCGCTGGAACTTCCTGGCCGCCTGGGCCTGGGCGAAGAAGGAATACGGTAGCGACGAGAAAGCCCAGGAATACGTGCAGAACCTGTACAAGCACGTGCCGGTTCTGGACACTGGCGCCCGCGGCTCGACCATCACCTTCGTCAACAACAACATTGGCGACGTGCTGCTGGCCTGGGAAAACGAAGCCTTCCTGGCCAAGAAGGAACAGGGCGGCGAGAACTTCGAGATCGTCGTTCCGTCCGTGTCCATCCTGGCCGAGCCGCCGGTGGCCGTGGTCGACAAGACCGTCGACAAGAAAGGCACCCGCAAGGTCGCCGAGGAATACCTGAAGTACCTGTACAGCGAAGAAGGCCAGCGCATCGCCGCGCAGAACTTCTACCGCCCGCGTGATGCCAAGGTCGCTGCCGAGTTCGCCAACCAGTTCCCGAAACTCAACCTGGTGACCATCGACAAGGACTTCGGCGGCTGGAAAGTCGCGCAGCCCAAGTTCTTCAACGACGGCGGCATCTTCGACAAGATCTACCAGGCGCAGTGA
- the cysT gene encoding sulfate ABC transporter permease subunit CysT, protein MSRRISPVIPGFGLTLGYTLVYLSLLVLIPLGAMFLKTTQLSWDQFWTIITAPRVIAALKLSFGTALIAALINGVIGTLLAWVLVRYRFPGRKIIDAMIDLPFALPTAVAGIALTALYAPNGLVGRFATEIGLKIAYTPLGITLALTFVVLPFVVRTVQPVLADIPREVEEAAACLGAKPLQVFRHVLLPALLPAWLTGFALAFARGVGEYGSVIFIAGNMPMKTEILPLLIMVKLDQYDYTGATAIGVLMLVVAFVLLLLINLLQRRIETP, encoded by the coding sequence ATGTCGCGACGCATCTCCCCGGTCATACCCGGCTTCGGGCTGACTCTGGGCTACACCCTGGTGTATCTCAGCCTGTTGGTGCTGATTCCGCTGGGGGCCATGTTCCTCAAGACGACCCAGCTCTCCTGGGATCAGTTCTGGACCATCATCACCGCGCCGCGGGTCATCGCCGCGCTCAAGCTGAGCTTCGGCACCGCGCTGATCGCCGCCCTGATCAACGGCGTGATCGGCACCCTGCTGGCCTGGGTGCTGGTGCGCTACCGCTTCCCGGGACGCAAGATCATCGACGCGATGATCGACCTGCCGTTCGCCCTGCCCACCGCCGTGGCCGGCATCGCGCTCACCGCGCTGTACGCGCCCAACGGCCTGGTCGGCCGCTTCGCCACCGAGATCGGCCTGAAGATCGCCTACACCCCACTGGGCATCACCCTGGCGCTGACCTTCGTGGTGCTGCCGTTCGTGGTGCGCACCGTGCAGCCGGTACTGGCCGATATCCCGCGTGAAGTGGAAGAAGCCGCCGCCTGCCTGGGCGCCAAGCCGCTGCAGGTGTTCCGCCATGTGCTGCTGCCGGCGCTGCTGCCGGCCTGGCTGACCGGCTTCGCCCTGGCCTTCGCCCGCGGCGTCGGCGAGTACGGCTCGGTGATCTTCATCGCCGGCAACATGCCGATGAAGACCGAGATCCTGCCGCTGCTGATCATGGTCAAGCTGGACCAGTACGACTACACCGGCGCCACCGCCATCGGCGTGCTGATGCTGGTCGTCGCCTTCGTCCTGCTGCTGCTGATCAACCTGCTGCAACGCCGCATCGAAACACCCTGA
- the cysW gene encoding sulfate ABC transporter permease subunit CysW → MSTASLSAAAAANAARRGNVWGRRALIALAWLAFALFLLLPLFVVLSEALKQGFGTFFEAILEPDALAALKLTLIAVGISVPLNLVFGIAAAWCVTKFEFPGKSILVTLIDLPFSVSPVIAGLIYVLLFGAQGYFGEWLSDHDIQIVFAVPGIVLATLFVTFPFVARELIPLMQEQGTQEEEAARLLGANGWQMFWHVTLPNIKWGLIYGVVLCTARAMGEFGAVSVVSGHIRGVTNTLPLHVEILYNEYNHVAAFSVATLLLLMALVILLLKQWSESRLSRTKVKADDE, encoded by the coding sequence ATGAGTACCGCAAGCCTTTCCGCCGCGGCCGCTGCCAACGCTGCTCGCCGGGGTAATGTCTGGGGCCGCCGCGCCCTGATCGCACTGGCCTGGCTGGCCTTCGCCCTGTTCCTGCTGCTGCCGCTGTTCGTCGTTCTGAGTGAAGCGCTGAAGCAGGGCTTCGGCACCTTCTTCGAAGCCATCCTGGAACCCGACGCGCTGGCCGCGCTGAAGCTGACACTGATCGCCGTGGGCATCTCGGTGCCGCTGAACCTGGTGTTCGGCATCGCCGCCGCCTGGTGCGTGACCAAGTTCGAGTTCCCCGGCAAGAGCATCCTGGTGACCCTGATCGACCTGCCGTTCTCGGTCTCCCCGGTGATCGCCGGCCTGATCTACGTGCTGCTGTTCGGCGCCCAGGGCTACTTCGGCGAGTGGCTGTCGGACCACGACATCCAGATCGTCTTCGCCGTGCCCGGCATCGTCCTGGCCACCCTCTTCGTCACCTTCCCCTTCGTCGCCCGCGAACTGATCCCGCTGATGCAGGAACAGGGCACCCAGGAGGAAGAGGCCGCGCGCCTGCTCGGCGCCAACGGCTGGCAGATGTTCTGGCACGTGACCCTGCCGAACATCAAATGGGGCCTGATCTACGGCGTGGTGCTGTGCACCGCGCGGGCCATGGGCGAGTTCGGCGCGGTGTCGGTGGTCTCCGGGCACATCCGCGGCGTCACCAACACCCTGCCGCTGCACGTCGAAATCCTCTACAACGAATACAACCACGTCGCCGCTTTCAGCGTCGCCACCCTACTGCTGCTGATGGCCCTGGTCATCCTGCTGCTCAAGCAGTGGAGCGAGTCGCGCCTGTCCCGCACCAAAGTCAAAGCTGACGATGAATAA
- a CDS encoding sulfate/molybdate ABC transporter ATP-binding protein has protein sequence MSIEIRNVSKNFNAFKALNDINLDIHSGELVALLGPSGCGKTTLLRIIAGLETPDVGNIVFHGEDVSQHDVRDRNVGFVFQHYALFRHMTVFDNVAFGLRMKPKKERPSEARIAEKVHELLNMVQLDWLSDRYPEQLSGGQRQRIALARALAVEPKILLLDEPFGALDAKVRKELRRWLARLHEEINLTSVFVTHDQEEAMEVADRIVVMNKGVIEQIGSPGEVYENPASDFVYHFLGDSNRLHIGGDEHVLFRPHEISLSRSEVAEHRAAEVRDIRPLGAITRVTLKVDGQDELIEAEVVKDHDSLTGLARGETLYFKPKAYQPVANI, from the coding sequence ATGAGCATCGAGATCCGTAACGTCAGCAAGAACTTCAACGCCTTCAAGGCGCTGAACGACATCAACCTCGACATCCACAGCGGCGAGCTGGTCGCCCTGCTCGGCCCGTCCGGCTGCGGCAAGACCACCCTGCTGCGCATCATCGCCGGCCTGGAAACCCCGGACGTGGGCAACATCGTGTTCCACGGCGAGGACGTCTCGCAGCACGACGTGCGCGATCGCAACGTCGGCTTCGTGTTCCAGCACTACGCACTGTTCCGCCACATGACGGTGTTCGACAACGTAGCCTTCGGCCTGCGCATGAAGCCCAAGAAGGAGCGCCCGAGCGAAGCGCGCATCGCCGAGAAAGTCCACGAACTGCTCAACATGGTGCAGCTGGACTGGCTCTCCGACCGCTACCCGGAGCAGCTCTCCGGCGGCCAGCGTCAGCGTATCGCGCTGGCCCGTGCACTGGCGGTGGAGCCTAAGATCCTGCTGCTCGACGAACCCTTCGGCGCCCTCGACGCCAAGGTGCGTAAAGAGCTGCGCCGCTGGCTTGCACGCCTGCACGAGGAGATCAACCTGACCTCCGTGTTCGTCACCCACGACCAGGAAGAAGCGATGGAAGTCGCCGACCGCATCGTGGTGATGAACAAGGGCGTGATCGAGCAGATCGGCTCCCCTGGCGAGGTCTACGAGAACCCGGCCAGCGACTTCGTCTACCACTTCCTCGGCGACTCCAACCGCCTGCACATCGGCGGTGACGAGCACGTGCTGTTCCGCCCGCACGAAATCTCGCTGTCGCGCTCCGAAGTGGCCGAGCACCGCGCCGCCGAAGTCCGCGACATCCGCCCGCTGGGCGCGATCACCCGCGTGACCCTCAAGGTCGACGGCCAGGACGAGCTGATCGAGGCCGAAGTGGTCAAGGACCACGACAGCCTGACCGGGCTGGCCCGTGGCGAGACGCTGTACTTCAAGCCGAAGGCCTACCAGCCGGTGGCGAATATCTGA
- a CDS encoding TetR/AcrR family transcriptional regulator — MRYSATHKEETRQRLLDSSGALAKQGGFATSGVDGLMKAVGLSGGAFYNHFGSKDELFAAIVERELQQSVERLAAKGKVLDRARLERGLKRYLSVTHVQDAGAGCAIPALGAEIARADEAVRQSAEDALLELQQAWGEALGSPEDAWALLSQCVGALVVARMVASEKTQKAIIESSREFLLRHLDEQ; from the coding sequence ATGCGCTACTCAGCCACCCACAAGGAAGAAACCCGCCAGCGCCTGCTCGACAGCAGCGGCGCGCTCGCCAAGCAGGGCGGCTTCGCCACCTCCGGGGTGGACGGGCTGATGAAGGCGGTGGGCTTGTCCGGCGGGGCGTTCTACAACCACTTCGGGTCGAAGGACGAACTGTTCGCCGCCATCGTCGAGCGCGAGTTGCAGCAGAGCGTCGAGCGCCTCGCGGCCAAGGGCAAGGTGCTCGATCGTGCGCGCCTGGAGCGCGGCCTGAAGCGCTACCTGAGCGTTACCCACGTGCAGGACGCTGGCGCCGGTTGTGCGATTCCGGCGCTGGGCGCGGAGATCGCTCGCGCCGATGAGGCCGTGCGGCAGAGCGCCGAAGATGCGCTGCTGGAGTTGCAGCAGGCCTGGGGCGAGGCGCTGGGTTCGCCGGAAGACGCCTGGGCGTTGCTGTCGCAATGCGTGGGCGCGCTGGTGGTGGCGCGGATGGTTGCCAGCGAGAAGACACAGAAGGCGATCATCGAATCGAGCCGGGAGTTCCTGCTGCGGCATCTCGACGAGCAGTGA
- a CDS encoding SDR family oxidoreductase — translation MSNKKVVLVIGAGDATGGAIARRFAREGYVACVTRRSADKLQPLVEQIRAEGGEAHGFASDARKEEAVIELVETIERDIGPIEAFVFNIGANVPCSILEETARKYFKIWEMACFSGFLTGREVAKRMVKRQRGTLLFTGATAGLRGASGFAAFAGAKHGIRALAQSMARELGPIGLHVAHVVVDGAIDTEFIRETFPERYALKDQDGILDPEHIADSYWYLHSQPRDAWTFELDLRPWIERW, via the coding sequence ATGTCGAACAAGAAAGTCGTCCTGGTCATCGGCGCCGGCGATGCCACCGGCGGCGCCATCGCCCGCCGCTTCGCCCGCGAGGGCTACGTCGCCTGCGTCACCCGGCGCTCGGCCGACAAGCTGCAGCCGCTGGTGGAGCAGATCCGCGCCGAGGGCGGCGAGGCCCACGGTTTCGCCTCCGACGCGCGCAAGGAAGAGGCGGTGATCGAGCTGGTGGAAACCATCGAGCGCGACATCGGCCCCATCGAAGCCTTCGTCTTCAACATCGGCGCCAACGTGCCCTGCAGCATCCTCGAAGAGACTGCGCGCAAGTACTTCAAGATCTGGGAAATGGCTTGCTTCTCCGGCTTCCTCACCGGCCGCGAAGTGGCCAAGCGCATGGTCAAGCGCCAGCGCGGTACTCTCCTGTTCACCGGCGCCACCGCCGGCCTGCGCGGCGCCTCGGGCTTCGCCGCCTTCGCCGGAGCCAAGCACGGCATCCGCGCACTGGCCCAGAGCATGGCCCGCGAGCTGGGACCGATCGGCCTGCACGTCGCCCACGTTGTCGTCGATGGCGCCATCGATACCGAATTCATCCGTGAGACCTTCCCCGAGCGCTACGCGCTGAAGGACCAGGACGGCATTCTCGATCCCGAGCATATCGCCGACAGCTACTGGTACCTGCACTCCCAGCCGCGCGATGCCTGGACCTTCGAACTGGATCTACGCCCCTGGATCGAGCGCTGGTAA
- a CDS encoding 2-hydroxychromene-2-carboxylate isomerase: protein MSKTVEFYFDFGSPTSYLAYTQLPAICAEAGAGLVYRPVLLGGVFQATGNASPIAIPAKGRYTMIDMLRFARRYGVPLKMNPYFPINTLTLMRAATGVQLRQPERFDALLACVFKGMWVDALNLGDPAVLGPLLAEAGFDPQALLALTAEQEVKDALKANTEAAIKRGMFGAPTMFVGSEMFFGQDRLDFVREALA from the coding sequence ATGAGCAAGACCGTCGAGTTCTACTTCGATTTCGGCAGCCCGACTTCCTACCTGGCGTATACCCAACTGCCAGCGATCTGCGCCGAGGCAGGAGCCGGGCTGGTCTATCGCCCGGTGCTGCTGGGCGGCGTGTTCCAGGCCACCGGCAATGCCTCGCCCATCGCCATCCCGGCCAAGGGCCGCTACACGATGATCGACATGCTGCGCTTCGCCCGCCGCTACGGCGTGCCGTTGAAGATGAACCCGTACTTCCCGATCAACACCCTGACCCTGATGCGCGCCGCCACCGGCGTGCAGCTGCGCCAGCCGGAACGCTTCGACGCGCTGCTGGCTTGCGTGTTCAAGGGCATGTGGGTGGACGCGCTGAACCTGGGCGACCCGGCGGTGCTCGGCCCGTTGCTGGCCGAGGCGGGTTTCGACCCCCAGGCGCTGCTGGCGCTGACCGCCGAGCAGGAAGTGAAGGACGCGCTGAAGGCCAACACCGAGGCGGCAATCAAACGCGGGATGTTCGGCGCACCGACGATGTTCGTCGGCAGCGAGATGTTCTTCGGCCAGGACCGCCTCGATTTCGTCCGCGAAGCCCTGGCGTAA
- a CDS encoding MmyB family transcriptional regulator: MNRSAHENPAQPVGALLRQWRQRRRLSQLDLACDAEISTRHLSFVETGRALPSREMLLHLAEQLDIPLRERNRLLSAAGYAPVYSEKGLDDPALTVARQAIDQLLKAHEPNPAMVVDRHWNLLASNRTVDIFLIGVDPELLQPPINVLRMSLHPKGLAPRILNLGPWKAHVVERLQRDFEASGDPALAALRDEVAGYPAPPYDEAASGDMVLIPVQLQTELGVCSLIGTITVFGTPVDVTLSELALETFFPADPDSARILRQLSGTE, encoded by the coding sequence ATGAACAGATCAGCCCACGAAAACCCGGCCCAACCAGTCGGCGCCCTGCTCCGCCAATGGCGCCAGCGCCGCCGGCTCAGCCAGCTCGACCTCGCCTGCGACGCGGAGATTTCCACGCGCCACCTGAGCTTCGTCGAAACCGGCCGCGCCCTGCCCAGCCGCGAGATGCTCCTGCACCTGGCCGAACAGCTGGACATCCCCCTGCGCGAACGCAACCGCCTGCTCAGCGCCGCCGGCTACGCCCCGGTGTACTCGGAGAAGGGCCTGGACGACCCGGCATTGACGGTAGCCCGGCAGGCCATCGATCAGTTGCTCAAGGCCCACGAGCCAAACCCGGCGATGGTGGTAGACCGCCACTGGAACCTGCTGGCGTCCAACCGCACGGTGGACATTTTCCTGATCGGCGTCGACCCGGAACTGCTGCAGCCGCCGATCAACGTGCTGCGCATGAGCCTGCACCCCAAGGGCCTGGCACCGCGCATTCTCAATCTCGGGCCGTGGAAGGCGCATGTGGTGGAGCGCCTGCAGCGCGACTTCGAAGCCAGCGGCGACCCCGCGTTGGCGGCGTTGCGCGACGAAGTGGCAGGCTACCCGGCACCGCCCTACGACGAGGCGGCCAGCGGCGACATGGTGCTGATCCCGGTGCAACTGCAGACAGAGCTGGGCGTGTGCAGCCTGATCGGCACCATCACGGTGTTCGGCACACCGGTGGATGTGACACTGTCGGAGCTGGCCCTGGAAACCTTCTTCCCGGCCGACCCCGACAGCGCGCGCATCCTGCGCCAGCTCAGCGGTACGGAATAA
- a CDS encoding DUF962 domain-containing protein — translation MKTLVDHLAQYAAYHRDRRNIVSHFIGIPMIVLAIATLLSRPGFELAGLLVSPATLLALASVVFYLRLDLRFGLLMTALLALSLWLGAGFAAGSTAYWLTWGIGLFVVGWIIQFVGHWYEGRKPAFVDDLTGLIVGPLFVAAEAAFLLGLRDEVCHAVEERAGPTCIREKKATA, via the coding sequence ATGAAAACTCTGGTCGATCACCTTGCCCAATATGCCGCCTACCACCGTGACCGGCGGAACATCGTCAGCCATTTCATCGGGATTCCGATGATCGTGCTGGCCATCGCCACCCTGCTGTCGCGCCCCGGTTTCGAGTTGGCCGGCCTGCTGGTCTCGCCCGCCACGTTGCTGGCGCTGGCCTCGGTGGTCTTCTACCTGCGCCTGGACCTGCGTTTCGGCCTGCTGATGACCGCGCTGCTGGCGCTGTCGCTGTGGCTGGGCGCCGGCTTTGCCGCCGGCAGCACCGCCTACTGGCTCACCTGGGGCATCGGCCTGTTCGTCGTGGGCTGGATCATCCAGTTCGTCGGCCACTGGTACGAAGGGCGCAAGCCGGCGTTCGTCGATGACCTCACCGGGCTGATCGTCGGCCCGCTGTTCGTCGCCGCCGAAGCGGCCTTTCTGCTGGGCCTGCGCGATGAAGTGTGCCACGCCGTGGAAGAGCGCGCCGGCCCCACCTGCATCCGCGAGAAGAAGGCGACCGCCTGA